The genomic segment TACTCACTGATGCTGTGACCACAACCATACATCTGCAATGCCAAAGCAAAGGGCTTTGGAATGTTAATTCTGATTATAGGCGTAGACATTGGGGTTAGTTCACATTCGAATAGTTCAAAGTTAGGTAACTGTAGTTGAAATCGGACCCAAATCATTTTAGCTAGTGTTCAGTTTGCGTCCATATGTACATGTGTTAAGTTTGATAATCATGAAATGATGAACAAGTGTGGTTAGTTGaatgattaagtttttttttttttggggtcaaaagTTGAATGATAAGTAAAATGCAGAAATGCTTGTTTGTAGTGAAATTCATGAACTGAAATACAGTGTAATCAAAACTCATTACTAACCAAAATGGTACGTTAAACCAAATAGATGCaaatttaactaatttattCGTGGACAATTCGGATTTGGTTGGCTCTCAGTAGCTTCAATCATACTAGTGACTCGTGGCCGACCTTTTTTCAATTCGGTCGGGTCTGGATTCTAAACCCGGCAAGTGGTAAAAAAATATCGAATGAACTAACCAAGATTTGATAGAAGCGAAAACTGATAAAATGTCTCACATTCATTACTTCACATCTAGGAATAAAACTTGTATGACTTAGCATCGAATCTTCTtcaatgatgatgatttatCCACTGTAAACATTTGTAAAaatgttaaccaaaaaaagtctTTGGTCTCATAACAAGGATTGTGCCGTTgaaagaaaagatagaaaacaaataaaaaagtacGAAAAGAATCGCAAAGTCAAAAAATAACATAACGGTGTGACCCATTAACACTCCTAATGATGCTTCACGTTTACCCCACCCATTTGATGCTAAATCTcagctttttttaattttagtacaTCAAATGATCAAACATACTATAAAGAAGGTTGCGACAACTTTAATCATATGTTAATATATAGTCGttacttgttgtttttgtttatttcttgaTCGGCGATTCGAAATGATACTGTTTCATTTTAACCAATTGGAGTTCTCAATTAAAAAGTAACAGACTAATAATAGAATCAGATTTTTATATAATGATCAAATTCAGGATTACTCGAATACTTATTAGTATTACACTgatttctttaagattttcagTAAAATTTGTGGAAGTTACTAAAAACCTTAATTTaagtataagaaaaataaaaataaaaaaatccaagCCGACAAGTTCCAACAGCTAAATTTtgcaaaactctgtttttttttttttttttttcttccaaaaaacaCTGTGCTCGTCCTTTTCATTGCCTCTCGGTCTCTGGGGGACCCTGTTGTAGTGTAGACTTGTAGTGTAGAGTGTTAAAACGTTCAAAAAATTTACACAGAATccaataaacattaaaaaaaaggtttcagaTTCTCGTGAGTTTTGGGTTCTTCTTTCTGCGAAAAATCATATCTATCTTGTGTGTACTATATACATACTAGTATGTGTATCTATATATAGCTTACTCTTCTTTTCACCGTCTCCAAcacgaaaaaaataaataaaaggcagttcctttttttcttctgcagATTCCACTAACTCACCATGTTTGCGTcatgatgtcttcttctttttgcagCTTTTTTATCTCACTTTATCTTCTTATTTAAGGATTTGGTTGGTTTCGtggggttttttgtttttaatcagtGAGTGAGTGAGCGAGATATGAGGAGAGTTTTAATGGTGAATTTTGGGGTTTTTCTTctgttctgttttggttttttgtcgAACTCATTTGGACAAGATTATGATGATTCTGATGTTAACTCTACTACGGCTGTTTACATTGTTACTCTACAACAAGCTCCTACTCTTCATCTTTTCCAACAAGAAGCAGAAGTTAAAAGAGCCAGAGATAATTCCAAACATGGAGACACTTCCAAGTTTACTAGACCAAAACTTCCACCAAGGTAATTGCACTTCTCTTTGGAATCTTGAATTTTCAGGTTTTTGGTTTGTGAAAGAGTTCACTTTCAGGTACATGCATTGTATGATTCACTTAACTATCATGCTTTAGAACAGTACTAGAAACTGGATATTGTGTATAAAAGTTTACTCTTTTGTTGTGCAGAGTCTTCCCTGTTGTTGATTTAGTTTCTCTGGTTATATATAGGAACATCTCGAAATCACGTTATTGGAGATCAAGGAGATCAGCAATTGCTCAAGCTCATGACTCTTTGCTTAGAAATGCACTGAAGGGAGAAAAGTATATAAAGCTTTATAGCTTCCATTATCTCATCAATGGGTTTGCTGTCTTTGTTAGCTCACAACAGGTAATCTTGATCATATCCATGTCTTTATCAGCTTATGTACTATGTTtggtttctttatataaaattttcttaatttttctcttatttgctttttaaaaagGCTGATAAGCTGTCAAAGAGAAAGGAAGTAGCAAACGTAGTGTTGGATTTTTCTGTAAGGACTGCAACAACTTATACACCTCAGTTCATGGGTTTACCAAAAGGTGCATGGGTTAAAGAAGGTGGATATGAAACTGCTGGAGAAGGAATTGTTATCGGGTTTATAGACACTGGCATTGACCCAACTCACCCTAGTTTCAATGGCACTGACACTTCACAGCGTCAGTATCCCATCCCTAATCATTTCTCAGGTGTTTGTGAAGTTACACCAGATTTCCCATCGGGCTCGTGTAATAGGAAGCTTGTTGGAGCTCGCCATTTTGCAGAGTCAGCTATTACTCGAGGGATATTTAACTCATCTGAGGACTATGCTTCACCTTTTGATGGTGATGGCCATGGCACGTAAGTATCAACTTGTTTGTAATGTTGAAGGGTATACTACTTCACATTCTGTTACTAAATATTGTTATTCTTGATGAAACAGGCACACAGCTTCCATTGCAGCAGGAAACCATGGTGTCTCAGCTGTAGTTTCTGGCCATAACTTTGGAAGTGCTAGTGGAATCGCTCCTCGTGCGCAGTAAGTAGTTAGATATTAACGAGATACTATCTTTTTATCATTCGTAGTGCATTGAGTGTACTAATGACATGTTTTGATATGTACCAGTATTTCTGTTTACAAGGCACTGTATAAGAGTTTTGGGGGATTTGCTGCAGATGTTGTTGCTGCTATAGACCAGGTAAACATATTTGTTCaatttattactagaatgtaTCGATCTTTCCATGACACTTTCCAGTGGTTATGAATTTTGTTAGGCAGCACAAGATGGAGTTGACATATTAAGTCTATCCATTACACCTAATCGACGTCCTCCTGGTGTAGCCACGTTCTTTAACCCGTTAGATATGGCTATGCTATCAGCTGTTAAGGCCGGTATATTCGTTGTGCAAGCTGCTGGAAACACAGGTCCTTCTCCCAAGAGCATGTCCTCCTTCAGCCCATGGATTTTCACAGTTGGTGCTGCTACTCACGACCGAGTTTACTCTAATTCGATACTTTTAGGCAACAATGTATCTATTCCAGGCATAGGACTTGCACGTAAGTCTNTTGATCATATCCATGTCTTTATCAGCTTATGTACTATGTTtggtttctttatataaaattttcttaatttttctcttatttgctttttaaaaagGCTGATAAGCTGTCAAAGAGAAAGGAAGTAGCAAACGTAGTGTTGGATTTTTCTGTAAGGACTGCAACAACTTATACACCTCAGTTCATGGGTTTACCAAAAGGTGCATGGGTTAAAGAAGGTGGATATGAAACTGCTGGAGAAGGAATTGTTATCGGGTTTATAGACACTGGCATTGACCCAACTCACCCTAGTTTCAATGGCACTGACACTTCACAGCGTCAGTATCCCATCCCTAATCATTTCTCAGGTGTTTGTGAAGTTACACCAGATTTCCCATCGGGCTCGTGTAATAGGAAGCTTGTTGGAGCTCGCCATTTTGCAGAGTCAGCTATTACTCGAGGGATATTTAACTCATCTGAGGACTATGCTTCACCTTTTGATGGTGATGGCCATGGCACGTAAGTATCAACTTGTTTGTAATGTTGAAGGGTATACTACTTCACATTCTGTTACTAAATATTGTTATTCTTGATGAAACAGGCACACAGCTTCCATTGCAGCAGGAAACCATGGTGTCTCAGCTGTAGTTTCTGGCCATAACTTTGGAAGTGCTAGTGGAATCGCTCCTCGTGCGCAGTAAGTAGTTAGATATTAACGAGATACTATCTTTTTATCATTCGTAGTGCATTGAGTGTACTAATGACATGTTTTGATATGTACCAGTATTTCTGTTTACAAGGCACTGTATAAGAGTTTTGGGGGATTTGCTGCAGATGTTGTTGCTGCTATAGACCAGGTAAACATATTTGTTCaatttattactagaatgtaTCGATCTTTCCATGACACTTTCCAGTGGTTATGAATTTTGTTAGGCAGCACAAGATGGAGTTGACATATTAAGTCTATCCATTACACCTAATCGACGTCCTCCTGGTGTAGCCACGTTCTTTAACCCGTTAGATATGGCTATGCTATCAGCTGTTAAGGCCGGTATATTCGTTGTGCAAGCTGCTGGAAACACAGGTCCTTCTCCCAAGAGCATGTCCTCCTTCAGCCCATGGATTTTCACAGTTGGTGCTGCTACTCACGACCGAGTTTACTCTAATTCGATACTTTTAGGCAACAATGTATCTATTCCAGGCATAGGACTTGCACGTAAGTCTTATCTGGTTTCATTTCATCAGCTAAGTTTTTAGTGACTGAGCTTTGAATTGCtgtttcgtttttcttcttctagttccTACAGATGAAGGCAAGAAGTACACAATGATCTCTGCTCTTGATGCATTGAAGAACAAAAGTTCAGTAGTAGATAAAGACATGTATGTAGGTGAATGCCAAGACTATGACAGCTTTGATAAGGATCTTGTCCGTGGGAATCTCCTGATATGTAGCTACTCTATCCGTTTCGTGCTCGGGCTTTCCACTATTAAACAAGCTTTAGCTGTTGCCAAGAATCTAACTGCAAAGGGTGTTGTGTTCTATATGGACCCATATGTCCTTGGCTTTCAGATCAATCCGACACCGATGGACATGCCTGGCATCATAATCCCATCCTCAGAAGATTCTAAGGTGATAATATAACACTTAATCTCTTCATTAATAACTAGTAATAACAATATGTAATTCATATATAGGTTTTACTCAAGTACTATAACTCTACTCTTGAAAGAAATGGAACCACCAAGGAGATTGTTAGATTTGGGGCAGTTGCAGCCATTGCAGGTGGACAAAATCCTAACTTCAGTGACAGAGCTCCCAAGATTATGTACTACTCAGCAAGAGGGCCTGATCCAGAAGACAGTCTTTTTAACGACGCCGACATTTTGAAACCAAACCTTGTAGCTCCGGGAAACTCCATTTGGGGAGCTTGGAGTTCAGCTGCCACCGAATCCACTGAGTTTGAAGGTATACAAATATCTCCAAAGCATGACATTGTTATAGTCAAGGATTTTCCCATTTACGCTTTTGTgttctttttgctcttttttagGAGAGAATTTTGCAATGATGTCTGGTACAAGCATGGCTGCTCCTCATGTAGCTGGTGTAGCTGCATTGATCAAGCAGAAATTCAGAAAGTTCAGTCCTTCAGCCATTGCATCAGCACTATCAACAACCTCTGTTCTGTTTGACAATAAAGGCGAGGCGATAATGGCTCAGCGTGCTTATGCTAATCCTGATCAAACCTTGACTCCTGCAACCCCATTTGATATGGGGAATGGCTTTGTGAACGCAACCGCAGCTTTGGATCCTGGCCTAATCTTTGATACTAGTGAGCTAAATTGACTCTTTTCCACATTCTCATATAACCAAATGTAGATCATTCTAacggtctctctctctgtctatgCAGGTTTTGAAGACTATATGTCATTTCTTTGTGGGATCAATGGATCAGCTCCAGCGGTTTTCAACTACACTGGCAAGAATTGCATGCTTAGAAATGCAACAATCAGTGGATCTGACCTCAACTTGCCGTCCATCACTGTCTCGAGGCTTAACAACACACGAAGTGTCCAAAGACTAGTGACAAACATTGCTGGAAATGAGACCTATAATGTCGGTTTGATTCCTCCGTTTGATGTTTTGATGAAGGTATCTCCTACTCAGTTCTCTATAGCCAGTGGAGAGACAAAGTTACTTAGTGTGATCCTCACAGCGAAGAAGAACAGCTCTATTGCTAGCTTTGGGGGAATCAAACTGTTTGGAAATGCAGGACACGTTGTTCATATTCCTGTGTCTGTCACAGTGAAAATTGCCTTAAAACAATGAACTTGAGAACTTGGTAGATAAGATAAAttgtattaatttctttttccatGTAAATGTCACATAGCATTTGATATAATACATGGtacattttatttgttacaatatGTAAAACTAGAGGAAAGATTCAGTATTTCATTAAACACAGTAAATCTTCAATCATTATGCGTTGCCTCCATCTCTGTTGTTTCCTTTGTTTGGAGAAGAAGGCACCTTCTCAGATTCCTCTTCCTCAGCAGAAGCAGCTCCAGAAGACGACGGTGTTGTTGCAGGTACAGAGGGATTTGTAGGCTTACCCATTGGGAAAGGAGCATACTTGTGGAAAGGCCAGCCTTGGAATGGGAACTTATGCCTGAAGAAACCGGCTATCGCAGAGTTTGTTGCAGGCTCATCAATCTTGGTCATCATGGAGGAGGATGATGAATCAACCTTGGTGGAATCAGGAACAGAGTTTGTTGCAGGCTCATCAATCTTGGTCatggatgaggatgaggatgaatCAACCTTGGGGGAACCAGAAACAAGCATTGCCGGAGAATGAACATGTGCTTTCCCATGCTGCTTACCTATTGCAGCTGATGGTGCTGCTGATAAGTGCGATGCCACAAATAGCCAGTGTAAGGTATGAGGATATGCGCTCTTGCATCTCTGAATGTTAGTGTTGCGGTTAACTGTTTACTTCTTAACACCATTTTATTTCAGGCCTATCTTAGTGCAATCATCGTATATCTGTATGCTCATGACCTGAAGCAGGCAGAAAAATGCTACAATGACTGTTCTCAGTGAGTatactcttctctctttatGCAGCCACTCGGTTGGTTAATGACTAATAATACCTGGACTGAATATGGTTACTACGAACAAGAAAACATGAATGATTTAGGAAACGTGATACCAAAATATTGTctgaatatttttcttcttttgggtaGGATTGATGCGTTTCTGAAGAGTGATCAGAGCCGAAGTGCTAGCAGACTTCTCACAGCCTATAATGAAGGAGACattgaagaaatcaagaagGTGGCGAGTTCAAGCACTGTCTCCAATTTGGATCATTCGGTAATTCACTTAAATGATCTGTCTAATCCTAATTATTATGTCTCTCTGTGTTTCTGAATTATGCTGATTATAGAAAAGTTTCATTAAACTATTGCAATCTAATGCGGAGAAGTATTTTGTCTGCAGATCATCAAGTTGGCTAGAAAGCTACCCACTGGAGATGTTACTGCAATTCAGATGAACACTAATGACGATCTCGACGAGGATGATCTCACTTAAAGTTTCTCCTCTTTGTACAGATTTAGATTTCTACACATTGCTTCTTTCCAAGCCAAAGATTTAAAAAGACATATTATCGTTCTAGTCCAAAGTACTGTGTGGAATGATTAGGCTCT from the Camelina sativa cultivar DH55 chromosome 12, Cs, whole genome shotgun sequence genome contains:
- the LOC104731487 gene encoding subtilisin-like protease SBT2.2 isoform X1 is translated as MRRVLMVNFGVFLLFCFGFLSNSFGQDYDDSDVNSTTAVYIVTLQQAPTLHLFQQEAEVKRARDNSKHGDTSKFTRPKLPPRNISKSRYWRSRRSAIAQAHDSLLRNALKGEKYIKLYSFHYLINGFAVFVSSQQADKLSKRKEVANVVLDFSVRTATTYTPQFMGLPKGAWVKEGGYETAGEGIVIGFIDTGIDPTHPSFNGTDTSQRQYPIPNHFSGVCEVTPDFPSGSCNRKLVGARHFAESAITRGIFNSSEDYASPFDGDGHGTHTASIAAGNHGVSAVVSGHNFGSASGIAPRAHISVYKALYKSFGGFAADVVAAIDQAAQDGVDILSLSITPNRRPPGVATFFNPLDMAMLSAVKAGIFVVQAAGNTGPSPKSMSSFSPWIFTVGAATHDRVYSNSILLGNNVSIPGIGLALPTDEGKKYTMISALDALKNKSSVVDKDMYVGECQDYDSFDKDLVRGNLLICSYSIRFVLGLSTIKQALAVAKNLTAKGVVFYMDPYVLGFQINPTPMDMPGIIIPSSEDSKVLLKYYNSTLERNGTTKEIVRFGAVAAIAGGQNPNFSDRAPKIMYYSARGPDPEDSLFNDADILKPNLVAPGNSIWGAWSSAATESTEFEGENFAMMSGTSMAAPHVAGVAALIKQKFRKFSPSAIASALSTTSVLFDNKGEAIMAQRAYANPDQTLTPATPFDMGNGFVNATAALDPGLIFDTSFEDYMSFLCGINGSAPAVFNYTGKNCMLRNATISGSDLNLPSITVSRLNNTRSVQRLVTNIAGNETYNVGLIPPFDVLMKVSPTQFSIASGETKLLSVILTAKKNSSIASFGGIKLFGNAGHVVHIPVSVTVKIALKQ
- the LOC104731487 gene encoding subtilisin-like protease SBT2.2 isoform X2 encodes the protein MGLPKGAWVKEGGYETAGEGIVIGFIDTGIDPTHPSFNGTDTSQRQYPIPNHFSGVCEVTPDFPSGSCNRKLVGARHFAESAITRGIFNSSEDYASPFDGDGHGTHTASIAAGNHGVSAVVSGHNFGSASGIAPRAHISVYKALYKSFGGFAADVVAAIDQAAQDGVDILSLSITPNRRPPGVATFFNPLDMAMLSAVKAGIFVVQAAGNTGPSPKSMSSFSPWIFTVGAATHDRVYSNSILLGNNVSIPGIGLALPTDEGKKYTMISALDALKNKSSVVDKDMYVGECQDYDSFDKDLVRGNLLICSYSIRFVLGLSTIKQALAVAKNLTAKGVVFYMDPYVLGFQINPTPMDMPGIIIPSSEDSKVLLKYYNSTLERNGTTKEIVRFGAVAAIAGGQNPNFSDRAPKIMYYSARGPDPEDSLFNDADILKPNLVAPGNSIWGAWSSAATESTEFEGENFAMMSGTSMAAPHVAGVAALIKQKFRKFSPSAIASALSTTSVLFDNKGEAIMAQRAYANPDQTLTPATPFDMGNGFVNATAALDPGLIFDTSFEDYMSFLCGINGSAPAVFNYTGKNCMLRNATISGSDLNLPSITVSRLNNTRSVQRLVTNIAGNETYNVGLIPPFDVLMKVSPTQFSIASGETKLLSVILTAKKNSSIASFGGIKLFGNAGHVVHIPVSVTVKIALKQ
- the LOC104733454 gene encoding uncharacterized protein LOC104733454 gives rise to the protein MIRCKSAYPHTLHWLFVASHLSAAPSAAIGKQHGKAHVHSPAMLVSGSPKVDSSSSSSMTKIDEPATNSVPDSTKVDSSSSSMMTKIDEPATNSAIAGFFRHKFPFQGWPFHKYAPFPMGKPTNPSVPATTPSSSGAASAEEEESEKVPSSPNKGNNRDGGNA